AACAAGCTAACAGTTTGAACATTGATACGATTGACTAGTAAAGCTAGTGAGCAGCTTGTATTTCCAGTTCAACTTTCCTGTTAAACCATATGAGTTAGTGTGTATAGCTATCGTATGATCATTATACCGTTATTACGGTGGGAATACGTCGTCAACAGGGGTCATCCCCAACCCATGCACACAACCACACGAGACAATTTCAGCACAATCACTACCCTTTTACTCTTTGTCCGATTGAATTTTTTCATCAATCGCAAAAGCAAAAACAGCTTCAAGGGCAGCATAACAGAGCTAATAGTGAGTTCAAACCCAGATAGCAAGCATTTGTTTGGGATATAATACCATACAGTTGAGTAGATCTCGAAAAATCATATACGACACGATAACACGAAGACAGTAAAACATTCACAAGTTTTGAGGTCCACAGTTATAGTAGCAAGAAATCTAGAGGCACCCATGGGATGCATCAACCAAGCACCTTCAAGAACACaacctttccctttcccttttcacAATTTCAAGTCGTTTATTGGAACGAAAATGGTGTGCTGCGAGGTTTAAAGGTAATGAAACAAGAATAAGTAGGTGTTTCAGCCTTTGTTCAAACATCAGCCTTTGTTCAAACATCTCAAACCATTGCATATAGGCCAAGGTTTTTACATCACAAGGAATCATAATTTGatcaacaaataaacaaaaactaatTAACTCAAACTCATTCGTCACCAGATTTTCACTGTGGATTTGACGACTGTATCCCATGACACTTGAAAATCTCTCTAAATCCGTAGGCACTAGTATCGTAATTGAACTGGAAGCGTGCAGATACGACAAAAAAGACAACATGTTAGAATAAAAAATGGAGGGGAAATATGATGCCGAGTGTCTGTATGCATACATAAAGAGTAAAAATGGCTTCATGGGTTTCCCTATAATATGGAGTGATGTAATCAGGTTGGAATGTGACATGACGGCGGAAAATCCAATTCTTAAGAAAATAACATCATAATTTGTAAGCAAGTTTGGAAACTTACTGGTAGAACTTTCACAGAGTACTTTGTAATATTTGCATCAGAAACCCTTCCCTCGTTCTGTGCCTGCATCAGAAAAATTTTCAAGTAAGCAAAAGACAAGCAGGGGCATAGTGCCTAAGAGGTCTCAgtcaaaattacaaaagaaaacccTCAGCATATCACAAAGCTGGTCATGGAAAGAGAATCACTACTTTCTCTTATTTTCCAGAAAGGAACAAATACATCATGAAGTTTCCATTTTTATCCCGAATTTGTTTGATGGCCTTTAACCCactaaaatgaaaaattaaatgcCATGATGGAACCATGATCAGATTGCGTGCCACCAGGACTTGTTTGAATGCTACAGAAAATAAAACAGACTCGCTTCAAGTTCAAGGTTCAAAACAAGAGAGAACAATTTAAAACACGTATTGGGACAAGCAAAAATAGGCATTTtagagggaaaaaaaatgttgtCTTACTTGTTGTGGACTATGAAATATTTCTATAAATGGATATTCCTTCCTCTGCCGTGTTATACAGAAACCAGGATATTTTGGGCATTCGACCTGAAAATGCcaatgcaagaacaaaacatAAGAGATTACTGTTTTAAGGGAAGATTAACAAAAACTTATGTGAAAGTTGCCTCAAGAATTATAAAAGCATGCTTTCATCAAAGACATAgctctttcttcattttttctgGTGTGGGCAGCTTCGACTTTAAACCTAACACCTCCCGCTTCGAAAGAATGCCAAAAATATCATTGGGCTATAAGGTCCAAAGGTAAAGGCACAAGCTCTAAATCACACATGGTGCTTATAAATATGTTTTCAAGGCTCATACTAGCGTACAACATGTTTGAGCATTAATAACTGAAGGCAAAAAATTGATATCATTAATAATTAATGGTAGTATTTGTTTACTTACAcgcataaattttacatgtggATAAAACTCAGCCGCAGCTTCCTCCAATACTCCATCAAGATGTTTTGTGAGATTACACCTGTATTATCCGAAGCGAGTATTTAAACCTCCAACTGAAGAGTATaggtttaacataaaaaataaaaaatgatggaGACCAACTCTAGATGACCTGAGGGTGAATGCAACAACCACGGGATGGCCTTCATGAAGGAGCTGGACAAACTCGCGTTCTGATGTAAAATGGATGACCCTTGATGGCCCAAGATCCTTTGGATAACCAGTATAATATCTTATATTACAGACCATAAACATAAGGAGTCGGAAGTGGTACAACTGTTTGACTAGACAACCATGATAAGAGGCTGTGTAGGGAAAGCCCAGAATTAAGAAGTGCCTACATCCTAAACTAAACTTTTAAATACTTTATCAAGATCCAAGACCAACAGAAGTagttcaaaatacaaaaaacagtAGTAAAAGGccttagaaaaacaaaaacatatcaTCTTAAGATCGAAAATGACAAGTAAAATTATAATGCTCATACTTGGATGCTGCACGGAGATGGCTGATCATTTTATCAAAAAGTGATGGCTCCCCGATTTAATAAGCAATACACAAAATATCCTGCATGTTAATTTGATATTACTTATTCAACTAATTGCCACTATAATACGAGAGAATGAAAAAACGCAAAAGATTCATGAACCATCAGCCACAGAATGCATAACGATCAAGTCTGTATTTTTCCACATCAAACCGAACCCAGCTATTCCCACTGTcaggcatttcatcaaacacatccAGTACttcaaaagaaagagaattttTCAAAGTACCTGGTATTCAAGCGAGTATTCCACGCGTCATAAGTGAAGGgacacaaaaaaatatatcatttccTCCACTTGTATCATGACATGTGGTGTACCGCTTGAATACGCCGTACTTGGAAAAATCTATAAGAAGGAGAACCTTTTCTACAGACCATGCGAAATGAAGCACACAGAACAACACTGTTACTGCATTAGAGGTGTGTTCTACTAAAACCCACTTCTCAGCAGAACTCAAACGAACAGTTGAGCTCACAAAACGCAACTTGCGCTCTGTTTCTTAACGAAATGATAGAAAGGAACAAACTTGGATTCCATGAACAACTAAACAAAATTCGAGGATtaaaacataagaaaatatgtataATTACGGTACAGAAGACGAGAGAAATCACAAAGTACCTGGGTGGGTCGCGGCCAATTAAATTCTAcagaaaattagggtttgtgcaACGGCAGCAATCAATCTGAAAATCCCAGTAGAGCTTTTGTAATAAGCGACTTGCCAAAGTCCAAAGCCCTGCCGTTCTCGATCAAAAGCCGCTGCATCCAAAGAGCCGAGAACtagtttaaattcaaatttgcccacttaaattttattttgtcctaCTTTGGTCTCCCAACTTTGTTTTCGTCCCAAACTGATCCCTCACTTCCCGGGTGCAAGTTGGACTGAAAATTccaatttgaacaaaaaaattccACTCTGAGTCCGAACATTTCTGattctaaaaaaattttaaaattttggatgGCAATTAGAATGTATCGATCCTAATTTTTTCAAACTTAgtgtaataaataaaaaaaaacactcatgCGGATTCTTATTTTATCATGTTTATTGCTATATTTAAATATgctttatttcttattttgtatattaaaaataaagagttgttgtgacatatgtttttattaatattatgattgtgaaaatc
This Pyrus communis chromosome 6, drPyrComm1.1, whole genome shotgun sequence DNA region includes the following protein-coding sequences:
- the LOC137737993 gene encoding uncharacterized protein isoform X3, whose protein sequence is MISHLRAASKCNLTKHLDGVLEEAAAEFYPHVKFMRVECPKYPGFCITRQRKEYPFIEIFHSPQQAQNEGRVSDANITKYSVKVLPFNYDTSAYGFREIFKCHGIQSSNPQ
- the LOC137737993 gene encoding uncharacterized protein isoform X1; this translates as MISHLRAASKYYTGYPKDLGPSRVIHFTSEREFVQLLHEGHPVVVAFTLRCNLTKHLDGVLEEAAAEFYPHVKFMRVECPKYPGFCITRQRKEYPFIEIFHSPQQAQNEGRVSDANITKYSVKVLPFNYDTSAYGFREIFKCHGIQSSNPQ
- the LOC137737993 gene encoding uncharacterized protein isoform X2, with translation MFMVCNIRYYTGYPKDLGPSRVIHFTSEREFVQLLHEGHPVVVAFTLRCNLTKHLDGVLEEAAAEFYPHVKFMRVECPKYPGFCITRQRKEYPFIEIFHSPQQAQNEGRVSDANITKYSVKVLPFNYDTSAYGFREIFKCHGIQSSNPQ